CAGAAGAACGCGGTGCGAGCGGGCAGAACCGTCAGCGGTACCGGCAGCGCCCGCCGATCGGGCGTCACCGCGGGTGTGGCCGGGGCGGGGATGAGCTCTCCGGGCAGAACTCTGTGCAGGGCCTTCTTGATGTCGTCGGCGGTGAGCGCCCCGAACGCGTCCAGCAGCAACTCACCATCGGCATCGGCCTTGCCGAGGATGACCGGCGCGTCTACGGCGCCATAGAGCAGTTCCTTCAGCTGGGTCTCGACGAACGGGGTCTTGTCTTCGATCACGAACACGCGCTGGGCATCCGCGAACAGCTGCTCGGCGTCGTGCGCGGTGAGGGGCCACGGCATCCGCAGTTGAACCAGGCGGACGTTCGCGGCAGCCAGGTCATCGAGGGAGGCGTCGAGTTCGATGAGGGCGCGACGCAGCGTGGAGTACGCGCCTCCAGCGGACACGATGACCAGTTCGGGGTTCTGGACGTCGTTGACGGCGCGGTTCAGTCCCACGTTCCGGCTGTAGGCCGCCACCTTCGCCCAGCGGGTGGTGACCAGGTCGGCTTCGGCCTTGACCGAGTTCGTGGCGAGCAGGACAGGTGACTTGCCGCGGGAGGCGGTGGGGGCGGGCGGGACGGCGTCGAACGTGTCCTTGAACGTGGTGACCGCGGAGGAGTCGGCCAGGTCGGACACCACCTTGAGGGCCGTCCAGAGCCCGGTGGTTCGTGACATCGCGACCGCGTGCAGGCCGAGTTCCACGATCTCGGCCAGGTTGGACGGCGCGAACAACGGCATCATCAGGCTTCGGCAGATCGATTCGGATGCGCCGGGGATCGTGGACGATTTCGACATCGGGTCGTCACCGACCAGTGCGACTGCCCCACCGAGGTGGCTGGTTCCGGCGGTGTTGGCGTGTCGGATCGCGTCGGTCGCCCGGTCCAGACCGGGCGTCTTGCCGTACCAGAAGCCGGTGACGCCGTCGACACGCCGCCCTGGTGTCTGTTCGATGAGTTGTGTCCCCGCGACCGCGGTCGCGGCCAACTCCTCGTTGACCGCGGGCTGGAACACGAAGTCGTCGTCGAAGTGCTTCTTGCTGCGTGCGATTTCGAGGTCGAGCCCGCCTAGAGGTGAACCGGGGTAGCCGCTGACGTACATGCCGGTACGCAAGCCACGGGAACGGTCGAGCCGTCGCTGAGTGAGCAGCATCCGTACAAGCGCTTGCGTCCCGTTGAGAATGACATCGCCCTCGTCGACCTCGTACCGGTCGCTGAGAGTGACATTCGTTCGGCTCAAGGCTTGGGTCATCGATCTTGGTCCGTTCGTCCGCTGGACACGTGCACCGCACATGCAACGGGGCGCCTTCGAGCACGGCAACAACCAACTGACATGGTCGGGCATCGACGCAGGAAATCTGCGTCATGCAGCGCCTTCACGCAGCGTGTATGCGTCGACTGCGCCCCGGCGTTGTGGGTGCCGGCCATGGATCAGGTACGTCGAAAGTATCGACAGCTACCGATACGGATATTGGACCGTGAGGCCGGTCACTACTTAGTGTCTGCCTACCAGCGCATGCCGCCTCGACGACGAGTACTCAACGACGAGTAAGGGAGTATCCCCGTGACCGCTGCCGCCACGCAGGCTTCCCCCGCGCCCGACCACGTGGACGCGCTCGTCCAGCTTTCCGACATCACTGTCCGGTTCGCCGGCATCACGGCGCTGGACGGGGTCGACTTCGACCTCGGCGTCGGTGAGGTGCGCGCCCTTCTCGGTGAGAACGGTGCAGGTAAAAGCACCCTGGGCAAGGTACTGGCCGGTGCGATCCGGCCCAGCAGCGGCAAGGTCTCGGTCGCGGGCGAGGAACTCGACTTCACACCGATGACCGCGATCCGGGCGGGCGTACGCATCATCTCCCAGGAGATGTCCCTGTATCCGCCGCTGACGGTCGCCGAGAATCTCGTCACCGGCGGATTCGGGCACTCCGAACGCATCGTCCGGTGGCGACGTGCCCGCACCATCGCGCAGGAACACCTGGACCGGCTGGGGCTTTCCATCGACGCTCGCGCCAAGATCGCCGATCTGTCGATCGCCGAACAGCAGATGATCGAGATCGCTCGTGCCCTGTTCTCGGGCGGGCGGATCGTTGTCCTCGATGAACCGACCTCAGCCCTCGGCGTAGCCGAGGCCGACCGCCTGTTCGACTTCGTGTCGCGAATGTGCGACGACGGCACCTCCTTCGTGCTGATCACGCACTTCCTCGACGACGTCATGGCCCACAGCCATACGGCGACCGTCCTACGCAACGGCAAGGTCGCGGGCCATCGCATCACGGCCGAGACGACCAAGGAGAGTCTCGTCCAGCTCATGGTCGGGGACAGTCGACGACGATCAACCACCACCGGAGCCGAATGTCGGCTCAAGCCCGTCCCCGCCGGCCGCCCGTATCTGACGATCACGAACTGCGGCGCCCTTCCCCGAGTGAAGGACATGAGCCTCGAAGTTCACCCCGGCGAAGTCGTCGGTCTGTTCGGAGACATGGGCTCCGGCAGCGTCGAGCTCGCCGAGATCGCGTTCGGAATCCGTAACCACCGAACCGGAGCCGTCTTCGTGGCCGGCCAGGCGGTGCGATCCGCCGAGCATTCCGTCCGGCACCTCGGTTCGGCCTACATCCCCCAGGACCGGCGCGACGCGCTGGCGCTGGGCCAGTCGGCCGCCGCGAACGTGACCCTCGCCCAACTGCACAACCTCGTGGGCCTGCGGCTGTCCAAGAGCCGGGAGACGTCGATCACGAACGACCAGATCGCCCAGCTGTCGGTGAAGAGTTGCCGCCCGAAGACGCTGCCCGGCACCCTGTCCGGCGGCAACCAGCAGAAGCTGCTGTTCGCCCGCTGCCTGGTGCGAGCACCGCGGCTGATGATCCTCGTCGAACCGACCCGCGGCATGGACGTCGGCGCCAAGGACGAGGTCGCCCGTCTCATTCGACAGACCGCAGACACCTCTGGCACAGCGATCCTCGTCGTGTCCGCTGAACCCGAGAGCGTCCTGGCTGTAGCCGACCGTGTCTACGTCGCCCAACAAGGGCGCATCCGTGCCCATCTTCACGACATGTCAGCCAGCAGCTCGGCGCTCATGAGCGCGGCGCACCTCGGCGAAACGGAGATCACCGCGTGACCAGCCGACCTTCCTTCCGCAGCCGGGTCCTGCGAAGCTTGCCGACAATCGCCCCGCTGACCGCGCTCGTCGCGGTGATCATCATCTTCTCCGTGATCGCGCCCGATACCTTCCCGACCACCGCCAACCTCAAGAACATAGCTATCCAGGCATCCGTGCTGGCGATCCTCGCGACCGGCCTGACATTCGTCGTCATCCTCGGAGAAATCGATCTCTCCTTCGCAGCCGTCGCCTCGGTGAGCGGACTGTCCGCATCGATCGTCGTCTCCGGCACCGCGTTCCCCATTCCCTGGGTCGGCCAGATCATCGTCGGCGGCGGCCAGGTCGCCGGCCTCGTTCTCGCGATCGCGATCGGTCTGCTGTTCGGCCTGATCAACGGCCTCGTCGTCACCCGCATCGGCGTCCCGAGCTTCGTCGCGACCCTGTCGGTCCTGCTCGTCGCTCAGGGCCTGGCCTACTACTTCGCGCAAGGCAACTCGGTCGCCGCCAGCACCGGGCTGGCCACCCACATCGCGCAAGGTACCTGGGGACCCGTACCCCTCATCGCCGTCTTCGCCGCGGCGATCATGGCTGTCAGTTACCTCGTTCTCGCCAAGACCCGGATCGGTCGCTACGTCTACATGGCCGGCGCCAACCGCCAGGCGGCGATCCTCAGCGGGGTTCCGGCCACCCGCATCGTCATCTACGTGTTCGTCGGTGCCGGTGTCCTGTACTCGATCGGCGGTCTCGTCAACGTCGGCTACCTCGGGTCCGCTCAGGCGGATACCGGGCTGAACAACCTGCTCCCGGTCTTCGCCTGCGTCGTGCTCGGCGGCAACAGCTTGTTCGGTGGCATCGGCGGAATCCGGCAGACCCTCGTGGGTGTCCTGCTGTACACGATCCTGCAGAACGGGCTGGATCAGAGCGACCTCAACATCTACATGAAGCCGCTGGTCGGCGGCATCATCCTCGTGTGCGCGGTCATCCTCAACGTCTGCACGGCCAATATCGCCGCCAGGGCCGCCGCCACCGTCTCTGACGACCCCGAACCACCTGACTTACCCAAACCGATAGTTCAAGCAGATGCGAAGTTAGTCGCAGGGAGGCGGACGCCATGACGATCGAGATCCACCCCGAGGCCCGCAAGCTCCTGGAATCGCCGGTCAACGCCCATGTCGTGACCATTCGCGCGAACGGCCGGCCCCACGTTTCCTTTGTCTGGCTGGACATCACCCCGGATGGCGTGATCCAGATCGGCACGCCACCCTGGCGAATCAAGACGAAGAACGTGCAGCGCGACCCGCACGTCGTCATCTCGATCATGGACGACGTGATCGCCGACAACGGCCTGCATCGCCACCTGCTCATCGAGGGAAACGCGACCGTGGACCTCGACCCGGTGAAGGCCAGGCGATTCATGGACAACCTCGCGCTCAAGTACACCGGCAAGTGGGGACTCGACCTCGGCGAGGACGACTTCTGCCTGATCAACGTCGAGCCAACGCGCATCACCGGGCACGGCCCGTGGCACACCGGCAAGACGACCTCATACGGCACCCCGATCTGATCGACGCCCAGCGCGCTCCCGACACCCATCCGCGAACGACGAAACAGAGGAAGCACGGAATGGACTACCAGCTCAGAAACAAGGTCGTCGTCGTCACTGGCGCCGGCTCGGGAATCGGTCTCGCCACTGCCAGGGCCTTCATCTCCGAGGGCGCCAATGTGGTGGGCGTCGACCTGAACCCTGGCGAGTCGGAAAGCCTCGCCAGGGAGCAGTTCGTGTTCTTGAAGAAGGACCTCACCGAGGCGGCGGTCGGCACCGAAACGCTCCAGTCAGCGCGCGACGCCTTCGGCACGCCGACCATCCTGGTCAACTGCGCCGGTATCGCCCCGGTCCGCGAAAGCGCCCTCGACGGGACGGACGACGACTGGCGGCGCTCGATCGACGTCAACTTCCTCAGCGTCGTCCGGATGTGTCGCGCACTCGTCCCCGCGATGGTCGAAGCCGGGGGAGGGTCCCTCGTCAGCGTGGCCTCCGACGCCGCGCGCATGCCCGATCCGTTCTTCGCCGAGTACAACGTCACCAAGGCATCGATCCTGATGTTCATGAAGACGCTGTCCGTCGAGTTCGGTCCGAAGAACATCCGCTCCAACACCGTGAGTCCCGGCCCGACCCGTACCCCGATGTGGGATCGCCCCGGCGGGTTCGCCGATGCCCTGGCGTCCCAGCTGGACATGACGCCCGAACAGGCGATCCACCACTTCGCCACGGAAATGCGCCGGCTGCCGCTCGCCCGGCTCGCGTCGGTCGACGAGGTCGCTGCCGTGAACGTCTTCCTCTCGAGCCCGCTCGCGAGCTTCGTCACCGGGGCCGAGTACGCGGTCAACGGCGGCAGTATCCCGACCGTCTGACGGACCCGCCGGCTCAACCGGCGTAGCGAATCCCGACGATCAAGAGACAAAGGACAGAGAATGAGCGACAACGCGACACCGACGTTCGACACCAGCGAGTTCACCGCCGAGCTGACCGAAGCACCCACCAACTTCGCGGTCGGCAACACCGTGCTGTTCGAGAACGAGTCCGTTCGCGTCTGGGGTTCCACCATCGAGCCCGGGACGCGGGTTCCGTTCCACAACCACACCATCGACTATTTCTGGATCTGTGTTCGCGCCAGCTCCGCCTACCAGCGCTTCGAAGACGGAACGGCCCGCTACATCGAGCCCGCGCCGGGACAGGTGTCCTTCCAGCGCTATGGGCCCGGTGAGAACCTCATCCACGACCTCGAGAACGTCGGAGACGGTCCGCTGGAGATCATCACGGTAGAGCTTCTCGATACCGGCGCTCCCACCCACTCGCACAGCGCGCACCACCGCGGCTGAGCGAACGGCCGAAGCAGCACACCCTTTCACCCACGACCGACTGGGTGTCCACCTGGGACACGCAGGGGAGTTTCTCATGCCTGAAACCCGCACCACGGGAATACCGACCGCCACCAACGTTGACCACGTCGCGTGGACCGTCGCGGACCTCGACGCCGCCGTCCGCTTCTTCGTCGAGGTCCTCGGCGGCGAGGAATTGTTCCGCGCCGGGCCGTTCAGTGACCCGGCCGGTAGCTGGATGAGCGACCAGTTCGACGTGCCGGCCCGGGCCTCCGGTGTGCTGGCGATGGTGCGGCTCGGCCCCTCGCAGGTCGTCGAGCTGCTCGAATGGGACAGCACGGATCAAAACCCGGCGTGGCCGCACAACCACCACCTCGGCGCGACCCACATCGCGATCCAGGTCGAAGACATCGCCGCCGCCGGCGACTACCTCCGCTCGCACGGCTGCACACCGTGCGGAGAACCCGTCCACCTGGAAAACATGCCGCATGCCGGAATCACCATCCAGTACGTGCGCACCCCGATAGGCCTCTACCTCGAGCTGGTGAACACACCGAGCACCAGCCTGCCGTACGAGGCGACGAGCGCCGCCCGGCTGCTGACGCCGGCATCCGCGTGGACCAACTCCTGACGCCGCGTCCTACCGGCCGACTTTCGAAAGGACTCACCATGACCGCGGTTACCGCAACCGGAACGAACGGCGTCGTGTCCCTGGAGCGTCAGCTCATCAAGGACGCCCAGATGATGATCATCGCGTACAGGCCGGCGAACGCCGACGCCGTGCGGGACGTCCTTCCGGACGAGCTGGAACCTCACGACGAGGGTTATGTCTTGCTCAATCTGTGGGTCGCTCCGCACCCCGGCACGTCGTCCGGGTTCGGTGAGTACTCCCAGCTGTCATGCGGTTACATCGCTCCCGAGGTCGACGGCTGGGACAGCGTGTTCCCCGGCGACGCGGGAACCGGACACGGCCGGTACTTCGCGCATCATTGGCTCGGACACGACGGGATGCGCGCCTACGCCAAGGAGTCCTGTGGCAATGTCGCCAGCGTCGGCTACGTGACCTACACCGAACCGGAGCCCGGCCGGCTCATCATCGAGCTGCATGCCGACGACCGGGTGCTCATCCGCGTCCATGCCTCCGTCGGTATGGACAAGCTCGACACCGTCGGCGGGCACCTGAACTACTTCACCAGCCGCGAGTCGGCCTCAGCCGGCGGCACCGAGATCGCGCGCGTCCGTGTGCCGTTCGTCGCTGACATCCTCGCCTCGCAGGTCGACGACATCGAATGGCTCTTCCCGGCAGACCACCCGGCCGCCGCGCTGGCACCCGCCTCGCCCATCGACATCCGCGACGTCCTCTACGGCTTCATCTCCTGGGTTCCGTTCACCGTCGCCGAGGTTCTCTGATGGGCACGCGGCTCGCCGGCAAGGTCGCGCTGATCTCGGGCGCCGCCCGCGGCCAGGGACGATCACACGCGGTCGCGATGGCGGCTGAAGGTGCCGACATCATCGCGTTCGACGTCTGCGGGCCGGTGGACGCGCAAGGAGCTCCAGCCGCGTCCACCGCCGACCTCGAGGAGACGATCGCACTCGTCGAGAAGCGGGGCCGGCGGATCATCAGCGCCGAACTCGATGTCCGTGACCGCACCGCCCTCAGCACGTTCGTCGAGTCCTCGGCCGACGAGCTAGGCGGCCTTGACATCGTGGTCGCCAACGCCGGCATCAACGGCCCGGGCGTCAAGATCGCAGACACCCGACACGAAGACTGGGACACCGTCCTGGACGTGAACCTGACGGGGGTGTTCAACACAGTGATGGCTGCTCTGCCCATTCTCGCCGCAGGGCAGAACGGGGGATCGATCGTGCTCATCTCGTCATCGTTGGCGATGCGGCCCGCCATGCACTTCGGTGCGTACACCACGGCCAAGCACGGCATCGTCGGCCTGATGCAGACCCTCGCGGTGGAACTCGGGCCCGCTTCGGTCCGGGTGAACTCAGTACATCCCACCGGCGTGGGAACCGACTTGCTTCTCAACGAAGCGACCTACCGGTTGTTCCGCCCAGACCTCGAGAACCCCACCCTCTCCGACGCCATGTCGGCGTTCTACGGCCTCAACTTGTTGCCGGTGCCCTATGTCGAGGCCGAGGACGTGTCCAACGTGGTCGTGTTCCTCGCCAGCGATGAGGCCCGTTACATCACCGGAGCATCGATCCCGGTCGATGCCGGCCACCACATTCACTGACCACGAACGGACCCGCTTCGCAGCACTCACCCATCACCCGACGCTGACGCCGGAGGTTCATCATGACCGACTCCAAGCACCACCGGACCGACACCAGACCCGGTGTTTCCCGACGTTCGTTCGCGCAGGCGGGTGCCGGCGTCGCCGGGGTCGGCCTGCTGGGATCTCTGCTGGCAGCCTGCACGAAGGTAAGCACACCAAGCGACAACAAGGACAGCGGCAACAGCGATTCAAAGACCCTCAACGTGCTGTCCTCGTCCTACGGCAACGTCATCCCCTGGACCACCCAGGGCTACGCTTCGCAGAAGTACTGGGCCAACCAGTTCAACGTGAATCTGACTCAGCTCGACCCCGGCGGGGATCCGGGCAAGCAGCTGAGTCAGATCCAGGATGCCGCGGCGAAGAAGTGGGATCTGGTCGTCCTCAACGGCATCATCCAGGGAAACCTGTCGACGGCGGCGCAGAAGTTCATCGACGCCGGGACGCCGGTGATCAGCTACCTCAGTGACGTGGCGCTGGAGACCAAACCGGTGGACGGCCTCCTCACGACCATCGAGGCCGACCACTACCAGATGGGGTTCGACATGACCACGAAGCTGTGCAATGCGCTCAAGGGCAAGGGCAAGGGCAAGATCATCGAGACGCAGGGCATCGCCGGTGGCAGCAACGTCATCGACCGGCACCGCGGATTCGCCGACGCCGTAAAGGCGTTCCCGGACATCGAGGTTTTCGCCTCGGACTACGGCAACTTCACCACCGACAAGTCACAGGCACTGTGGCAATCCTACGTGACGAAGTATCCGGTCATCGACGGCGCGTTCTGCCAGAACGAGGACATGGCCTTCGGCGCGTTCAACGCGCTGAAGGCGGCGAACCGGCAGGACAAGACCTTGCTGACCGGCGTGGACGGAACAGTGCGTGGCTGCCAGGCGGTGTTGAACGGTCAACTGTTCGCGACGGTGCGTCACGCGGCGTCCCAGATCTACGCCTGGCCGGTGATCGTCGGAGCCATGCACGTCCGCAAGCTCGTCGGCGAGATCCCGTCCAAGGTCATCGTGAACTCGCCCATCGTCGACAAGACGAACGCCGACTCAGTGATCTTCCTGCAGGGCGCGAACGTCGACCTGCTGTAACATCCCGGTCAACGTGGACCGAGCAGAGCTGCACAACACAACCCCGCAAGATCCGGAGGGCGAGCGAGGTGTCCAGCCAAGTTGTCGTCGACGACATCGACCGGCGACTGATCGACGCCCTGACGGTCGACGGGCGGGCGAGCGCGAGCGTCCTGGCGACCAAGGTCGGCCTGTCTCAAACTGCGGTGACTCGCCGCCTCAAGCGCCTCGAAGCGAATGGCGTCATCGGGGGATACACCGTTCGCGTCGACCAGCGAAAGCTCGGTTTCCCGGTCGAGGCGCTGATCGAGCTGCGGTTCGCCGGCCGGACCCGCCCGAAGTCCATGGACGACGCGGCGTCGGCGATGGGGGAAGTCCTCGCGGTGTTCACGGTCTCCGGCAACTACGACGCACTCGTCTGGGTGCGACTGCGTGACGTGGCCCATCTCACCGAGATCATCGACGCGCTCAGGCAGACGGCCGGCGTGGTCGACACCCGCTCACACGTGATCCTCGCATCTCATGTCGTGCGGATCCCGTCATGACCGCCAAACGCCCGGCCGACGGTGCGGCCACGACAAGATCGGCCGCCGGAGGCATGGAACTTCACCATCTGCGGTACTTCCTGGCGGTCGCCGAGGAACTCAGCTTCAACCGGGCGGCCGCCCGGCTCCACATGGCGCAACCTCCGCTGAGCGTGCAGATCAGGGCGCTCGAGAAGGATCTCGGCGTTACGCTCTTCCTTCGCCAGAGCCGGGCCATCAGGCTCACCAAGGAAGGTGAAGCCTTCGTCGCCGAGGCTCGACGAATCCTGGACCTGGCCGACCTGGCGCGGCAACGGGTGCACCGGGCATCTCT
The window above is part of the Amycolatopsis thermoflava N1165 genome. Proteins encoded here:
- a CDS encoding SDR family NAD(P)-dependent oxidoreductase; this encodes MDYQLRNKVVVVTGAGSGIGLATARAFISEGANVVGVDLNPGESESLAREQFVFLKKDLTEAAVGTETLQSARDAFGTPTILVNCAGIAPVRESALDGTDDDWRRSIDVNFLSVVRMCRALVPAMVEAGGGSLVSVASDAARMPDPFFAEYNVTKASILMFMKTLSVEFGPKNIRSNTVSPGPTRTPMWDRPGGFADALASQLDMTPEQAIHHFATEMRRLPLARLASVDEVAAVNVFLSSPLASFVTGAEYAVNGGSIPTV
- a CDS encoding acetoacetate decarboxylase family protein, yielding MDQLLTPRPTGRLSKGLTMTAVTATGTNGVVSLERQLIKDAQMMIIAYRPANADAVRDVLPDELEPHDEGYVLLNLWVAPHPGTSSGFGEYSQLSCGYIAPEVDGWDSVFPGDAGTGHGRYFAHHWLGHDGMRAYAKESCGNVASVGYVTYTEPEPGRLIIELHADDRVLIRVHASVGMDKLDTVGGHLNYFTSRESASAGGTEIARVRVPFVADILASQVDDIEWLFPADHPAAALAPASPIDIRDVLYGFISWVPFTVAEVL
- a CDS encoding sugar ABC transporter substrate-binding protein, with amino-acid sequence MTDSKHHRTDTRPGVSRRSFAQAGAGVAGVGLLGSLLAACTKVSTPSDNKDSGNSDSKTLNVLSSSYGNVIPWTTQGYASQKYWANQFNVNLTQLDPGGDPGKQLSQIQDAAAKKWDLVVLNGIIQGNLSTAAQKFIDAGTPVISYLSDVALETKPVDGLLTTIEADHYQMGFDMTTKLCNALKGKGKGKIIETQGIAGGSNVIDRHRGFADAVKAFPDIEVFASDYGNFTTDKSQALWQSYVTKYPVIDGAFCQNEDMAFGAFNALKAANRQDKTLLTGVDGTVRGCQAVLNGQLFATVRHAASQIYAWPVIVGAMHVRKLVGEIPSKVIVNSPIVDKTNADSVIFLQGANVDLL
- a CDS encoding Lrp/AsnC family transcriptional regulator yields the protein MSSQVVVDDIDRRLIDALTVDGRASASVLATKVGLSQTAVTRRLKRLEANGVIGGYTVRVDQRKLGFPVEALIELRFAGRTRPKSMDDAASAMGEVLAVFTVSGNYDALVWVRLRDVAHLTEIIDALRQTAGVVDTRSHVILASHVVRIPS
- a CDS encoding sugar ABC transporter ATP-binding protein; amino-acid sequence: MTAAATQASPAPDHVDALVQLSDITVRFAGITALDGVDFDLGVGEVRALLGENGAGKSTLGKVLAGAIRPSSGKVSVAGEELDFTPMTAIRAGVRIISQEMSLYPPLTVAENLVTGGFGHSERIVRWRRARTIAQEHLDRLGLSIDARAKIADLSIAEQQMIEIARALFSGGRIVVLDEPTSALGVAEADRLFDFVSRMCDDGTSFVLITHFLDDVMAHSHTATVLRNGKVAGHRITAETTKESLVQLMVGDSRRRSTTTGAECRLKPVPAGRPYLTITNCGALPRVKDMSLEVHPGEVVGLFGDMGSGSVELAEIAFGIRNHRTGAVFVAGQAVRSAEHSVRHLGSAYIPQDRRDALALGQSAAANVTLAQLHNLVGLRLSKSRETSITNDQIAQLSVKSCRPKTLPGTLSGGNQQKLLFARCLVRAPRLMILVEPTRGMDVGAKDEVARLIRQTADTSGTAILVVSAEPESVLAVADRVYVAQQGRIRAHLHDMSASSSALMSAAHLGETEITA
- a CDS encoding ABC transporter permease — translated: MTSRPSFRSRVLRSLPTIAPLTALVAVIIIFSVIAPDTFPTTANLKNIAIQASVLAILATGLTFVVILGEIDLSFAAVASVSGLSASIVVSGTAFPIPWVGQIIVGGGQVAGLVLAIAIGLLFGLINGLVVTRIGVPSFVATLSVLLVAQGLAYYFAQGNSVAASTGLATHIAQGTWGPVPLIAVFAAAIMAVSYLVLAKTRIGRYVYMAGANRQAAILSGVPATRIVIYVFVGAGVLYSIGGLVNVGYLGSAQADTGLNNLLPVFACVVLGGNSLFGGIGGIRQTLVGVLLYTILQNGLDQSDLNIYMKPLVGGIILVCAVILNVCTANIAARAAATVSDDPEPPDLPKPIVQADAKLVAGRRTP
- a CDS encoding pyridoxamine 5'-phosphate oxidase family protein, with product MTIEIHPEARKLLESPVNAHVVTIRANGRPHVSFVWLDITPDGVIQIGTPPWRIKTKNVQRDPHVVISIMDDVIADNGLHRHLLIEGNATVDLDPVKARRFMDNLALKYTGKWGLDLGEDDFCLINVEPTRITGHGPWHTGKTTSYGTPI
- a CDS encoding mycofactocin-coupled SDR family oxidoreductase, coding for MGTRLAGKVALISGAARGQGRSHAVAMAAEGADIIAFDVCGPVDAQGAPAASTADLEETIALVEKRGRRIISAELDVRDRTALSTFVESSADELGGLDIVVANAGINGPGVKIADTRHEDWDTVLDVNLTGVFNTVMAALPILAAGQNGGSIVLISSSLAMRPAMHFGAYTTAKHGIVGLMQTLAVELGPASVRVNSVHPTGVGTDLLLNEATYRLFRPDLENPTLSDAMSAFYGLNLLPVPYVEAEDVSNVVVFLASDEARYITGASIPVDAGHHIH
- a CDS encoding VOC family protein, whose amino-acid sequence is MPETRTTGIPTATNVDHVAWTVADLDAAVRFFVEVLGGEELFRAGPFSDPAGSWMSDQFDVPARASGVLAMVRLGPSQVVELLEWDSTDQNPAWPHNHHLGATHIAIQVEDIAAAGDYLRSHGCTPCGEPVHLENMPHAGITIQYVRTPIGLYLELVNTPSTSLPYEATSAARLLTPASAWTNS